From a single Pseudalkalibacillus hwajinpoensis genomic region:
- a CDS encoding CopG family ribbon-helix-helix protein gives MFVSEANKKSIVVTLPQHILNEVDGIIQQEQLDRNEFISQATTMYIRERKKRQIRDAMRQGYMEMAKINLNLAAEAFLVEEEAEHTVDRLVSGV, from the coding sequence ATGTTTGTGTCAGAGGCAAACAAAAAATCGATTGTTGTAACTCTCCCACAACATATTTTAAATGAGGTGGATGGTATCATTCAACAGGAACAGCTCGATCGTAACGAGTTCATATCACAGGCCACGACAATGTATATTCGCGAACGTAAAAAGCGACAAATTCGTGACGCCATGCGCCAGGGGTACATGGAGATGGCTAAGATTAATCTGAACCTTGCAGCAGAAGCCTTTCTTGTTGAGGAGGAAGCAGAGCACACCGTGGACCGCTTAGTAAGCGGGGTGTAA